A genomic window from Alkalihalobacillus sp. AL-G includes:
- a CDS encoding DUF2785 domain-containing protein, which yields MEVLKEELNQLQEMSEDQLEEMDLEKLVEPMLTHIGSPDPELRDELIYSTFARLIMNDHLNQNTLIHILKTCIDDDYLFYRIGENEEDSVFRRSFSSLVLALIIHKDAEKRFLDSDLAIHVCDKAVTYLMEENDLRGFVEGKGWAHSIAHGADLITVATKHPTVNPVTFYPKCLTAIKKCVTRDQGVYIDNEGERLIFAVEAMLEKGLQETELVAWVDSLHDQLKTKTEEGMTHSYFHLRTNLTHFLQTLYFRLSFKNQGKSCRDTIRATLKSNFESLYH from the coding sequence ATGGAAGTACTTAAAGAAGAACTGAACCAACTGCAAGAAATGTCTGAAGACCAACTTGAGGAAATGGACTTGGAAAAACTCGTTGAACCTATGCTTACCCATATCGGTTCACCAGATCCAGAGCTCAGAGACGAGCTGATTTATTCGACATTTGCAAGGCTTATCATGAACGACCACCTAAATCAAAATACATTAATACATATTCTTAAAACCTGTATTGACGACGACTATTTGTTTTATCGGATCGGAGAAAACGAAGAGGACTCCGTTTTCCGACGTTCTTTTTCATCACTTGTTCTTGCACTCATAATTCATAAGGATGCTGAGAAACGATTTTTAGATAGTGACTTAGCTATACACGTTTGTGACAAAGCGGTTACCTATTTAATGGAAGAAAATGACCTTCGCGGATTTGTTGAAGGAAAAGGCTGGGCTCATAGCATCGCGCATGGTGCGGACTTAATAACCGTAGCCACAAAACACCCAACGGTTAACCCGGTAACCTTTTACCCAAAATGTCTCACGGCAATTAAAAAGTGCGTGACCCGAGATCAAGGCGTCTACATCGACAACGAAGGTGAGCGGTTGATTTTTGCGGTTGAAGCTATGCTTGAAAAGGGATTGCAGGAAACCGAACTTGTTGCATGGGTCGACTCCCTTCACGACCAATTAAAAACAAAAACGGAAGAAGGTATGACGCATTCCTATTTCCACCTACGAACCAATCTCACTCATTTCCTTCAAACGCTCTACTTTCGTTTAAGTTTTAAAAACCAGGGGAAATCCTGTCGTGACACGATTCGAGCAACTCTTAAATCTAATTTCGAATCCCTCTACCACTAG
- a CDS encoding TetR/AcrR family transcriptional regulator has translation MTKKTDLRVKKTRKLINQAFIDLIQKKGFDSLTIQDIADEALINRATFYLHYEDKHDLLEKMSDGVIQEIVSVINPTNHFTDKEVKLEKLQTTIEKVYQRVESNQTFFAVMFGENGIYNFRNKLEEVIREKFSQSMTELRVRPEDFQIPKDLVTHFISAAFVGVIQWWLKQKVKPAPGEMAIQLSKIITMGPMQASGLKIESTT, from the coding sequence ATGACCAAAAAGACGGACTTACGTGTGAAAAAAACGAGAAAACTTATAAACCAGGCATTTATCGACTTGATACAGAAAAAAGGGTTCGATTCTTTGACGATTCAAGACATTGCAGATGAGGCCCTCATTAACAGAGCAACCTTCTACTTGCATTATGAGGATAAGCATGACTTATTAGAAAAAATGAGTGATGGTGTGATTCAAGAAATAGTAAGTGTAATCAATCCAACAAATCACTTTACAGATAAGGAAGTCAAACTTGAGAAACTTCAAACAACGATTGAAAAAGTATACCAGAGGGTTGAAAGTAATCAGACTTTCTTTGCAGTAATGTTTGGAGAAAATGGCATCTATAATTTTAGAAATAAGCTGGAAGAAGTTATACGGGAGAAATTCAGTCAAAGTATGACGGAACTCAGGGTTCGACCTGAGGATTTCCAAATTCCTAAGGACTTGGTCACTCATTTTATCAGTGCTGCTTTTGTCGGAGTAATCCAATGGTGGTTAAAGCAAAAAGTGAAGCCTGCTCCGGGAGAAATGGCTATACAACTGTCTAAAATCATCACAATGGGACCTATGCAGGCATCCGGACTGAAAATTGAGAGTACCACATAA
- a CDS encoding fructose-bisphosphate aldolase, with translation MLGQDACNFINGPIINIDVHVATLTDEEYDSVGTSWLENPTKDDFRKFTFNLEMKHSESITFQKIDIPRWKQIIDSIDRKRYWFGGGFNQDNTGENFARSGWEFVFYSKGLENAEIKQAFESQVLMVSWETIEGEPIKKEFTIGRLIEFTNE, from the coding sequence TTGCTTGGACAAGATGCTTGCAATTTTATAAATGGACCAATTATTAATATTGATGTACATGTAGCTACCTTGACCGACGAGGAGTACGATTCAGTTGGAACATCTTGGTTAGAGAACCCCACTAAAGATGATTTTAGGAAATTTACGTTCAACCTTGAAATGAAACATTCAGAAAGCATAACATTTCAGAAAATTGATATTCCAAGGTGGAAACAAATTATTGATTCGATTGATCGAAAACGTTATTGGTTTGGCGGAGGATTTAATCAGGATAATACGGGTGAAAATTTTGCGAGATCAGGATGGGAATTCGTTTTTTACTCTAAGGGATTAGAAAATGCAGAGATAAAGCAAGCCTTTGAATCTCAAGTTTTAATGGTTTCCTGGGAAACAATAGAGGGGGAGCCAATAAAAAAAGAATTTACTATTGGTAGGTTAATTGAATTTACGAATGAGTAA
- a CDS encoding ATP-binding protein, translated as MQSKGEQRYEIENKEHSSKDQLASLGQIAAGIAHEVKNPLTAVKGFLDLLRKESPHHYIDVAYSELENALATMENLLHVSKPDMKNEPLTVINLCSELESLLYLFKDKSYDVHIEKNFTDTDAQIYGKRNQIKKAFFNLIKNAFEAIGNKGTISIKHFQSGEFLSVYISDTGEGIPKDKIKMLGTPFFSTKSDGTGMGLTQVFSTIYGHDGKIKVNSKVGTGTTFVIQFPVNKSYKDTGVKNLELVYKDAKDFTDYFWQNEKAFNSLLMSEGKEVYNHITDLNEVDEEFLFEFTKKVVNLLNDTDQHGLILSAKEQGRNWAKYELNVILILEWIQTIRKIYWDFLYNYHQQVELDYQGFFQLERKVNFNLDTFMKHFASSFTEYKNELLDSHRETIEELEVPVIPLMDSIAVLPIIGAVDTQRAQKIQQDVLENIYKYQLKQIIIDLSGVPYMDTAIVKHLSKIINGIRIQGCKSIMTGIRPEITNTMIELGIEFDNHVETKGSLKQAVEELTHEKAVLS; from the coding sequence TTGCAATCAAAAGGAGAACAGAGATACGAAATCGAAAACAAAGAACATTCTTCTAAAGACCAATTAGCTTCCTTGGGCCAAATTGCAGCAGGGATTGCCCATGAAGTTAAAAATCCTTTAACAGCAGTAAAGGGATTTCTTGATTTATTAAGAAAGGAATCACCCCATCATTATATAGATGTCGCATACTCCGAACTGGAAAATGCCCTTGCGACGATGGAAAATTTATTACATGTGTCTAAACCTGACATGAAAAATGAACCTTTAACAGTAATTAATCTCTGCTCAGAACTGGAGTCTTTATTATATTTATTCAAAGATAAATCCTATGACGTTCACATCGAAAAAAATTTCACAGATACTGATGCACAAATATATGGCAAAAGGAATCAAATCAAGAAAGCATTTTTCAATCTTATAAAAAATGCATTTGAAGCAATAGGTAATAAAGGGACGATCTCGATCAAACACTTTCAATCAGGTGAATTTTTAAGCGTGTACATATCAGATACGGGTGAAGGAATTCCCAAAGATAAAATAAAAATGCTTGGTACCCCATTTTTTTCAACAAAGTCAGATGGTACTGGAATGGGGTTAACTCAGGTATTTTCAACTATTTACGGCCATGATGGCAAAATCAAAGTAAATAGTAAAGTGGGTACAGGAACGACGTTTGTCATTCAATTTCCTGTTAATAAATCATATAAAGACACTGGGGTGAAAAATTTGGAGTTAGTGTATAAAGATGCGAAAGATTTTACAGATTATTTTTGGCAAAATGAGAAGGCATTTAATAGTTTACTAATGTCTGAAGGAAAAGAAGTGTATAACCATATAACCGACTTAAATGAGGTTGATGAAGAGTTTTTATTTGAATTCACTAAAAAAGTCGTAAACTTACTAAATGACACAGATCAACACGGATTAATTTTAAGTGCAAAAGAACAAGGTAGGAATTGGGCAAAATACGAGTTGAATGTCATCTTGATTCTAGAATGGATTCAAACGATTCGTAAAATATATTGGGACTTTTTATATAATTATCATCAACAGGTTGAATTGGATTATCAAGGGTTTTTCCAATTAGAACGAAAGGTTAATTTCAATTTAGATACCTTCATGAAACATTTTGCATCGAGCTTTACTGAGTATAAAAATGAGCTCCTTGATTCACATCGTGAAACCATCGAGGAATTAGAAGTGCCTGTTATACCCTTAATGGATTCCATTGCAGTCCTCCCAATTATTGGTGCTGTTGATACACAACGCGCGCAAAAAATTCAGCAAGATGTGTTAGAAAATATCTATAAATACCAGCTTAAACAGATTATCATCGATTTATCTGGGGTTCCGTATATGGATACCGCTATTGTAAAGCACCTATCCAAAATTATTAACGGTATTAGGATTCAGGGTTGTAAGTCCATTATGACCGGTATTCGTCCTGAAATAACCAATACGATGATTGAATTGGGGATTGAATTTGATAATCATGTAGAAACAAAGGGCTCATTAAAACAAGCGGTAGAAGAACTTACCCATGAAAAAGCAGTATTAAGTTAG
- a CDS encoding alpha/beta fold hydrolase, with amino-acid sequence MVDKKERIERMNINGAQIHVKIIGEGEPIVFLHGGPGSEHRFFLPHVLPLAEKYKLVLYDQRGCGQSEPAPNGRYTMRDEVETLESIRRELGYEKINLFGESWGSMLALLYATTYPERVNKILLTAAVGASAEGVRVFGKELNRRLSLVDKLKVSTIQLGRKMGLASIESELNVLDPYYLFSKDALNSKHNKAINDTVNQSLGKDMMEKYDVTALLDRLANIPILIAQGSHDILTPERIKDLLLKHIPHAELVEVKNCGHWTVVEKPDEMNEYASNFFR; translated from the coding sequence GTGGTTGATAAAAAAGAAAGAATTGAACGGATGAACATAAACGGAGCACAAATTCACGTCAAGATAATTGGTGAAGGGGAGCCGATTGTTTTCTTACATGGCGGTCCGGGGAGTGAGCACCGCTTTTTCCTCCCGCATGTCCTGCCACTTGCAGAAAAATATAAGTTGGTCCTCTACGACCAAAGGGGATGCGGTCAGTCTGAGCCTGCACCTAATGGTCGATACACGATGCGTGATGAAGTCGAGACACTCGAATCCATCCGCAGGGAACTTGGCTATGAAAAAATAAACCTATTTGGTGAATCGTGGGGATCCATGCTGGCACTCCTTTACGCAACAACATATCCGGAAAGAGTCAATAAAATCCTTCTGACTGCTGCAGTTGGAGCATCTGCTGAGGGCGTCCGAGTATTCGGAAAAGAGCTTAACAGGAGACTATCACTTGTTGATAAATTGAAGGTTTCTACGATTCAATTAGGAAGGAAAATGGGACTTGCGTCGATCGAGTCGGAGTTAAACGTACTGGACCCATACTATCTTTTTTCAAAGGATGCATTGAACAGCAAACACAACAAAGCCATAAACGACACCGTCAATCAATCACTTGGAAAGGATATGATGGAAAAATATGATGTGACAGCTCTTTTGGACCGTCTTGCAAATATCCCAATCCTTATTGCTCAAGGAAGTCATGATATCTTGACACCTGAACGCATTAAGGACCTGCTTTTAAAACACATTCCACACGCCGAATTAGTCGAAGTCAAGAATTGCGGCCACTGGACAGTTGTCGAGAAACCTGACGAAATGAATGAATACGCATCAAACTTCTTCAGATAA
- a CDS encoding ATP-binding protein, whose product MVKHTISINTENDIQIALHYVRKILNFLSFSDMDKQKVIVSVSELTQNILDHANHNGLFICESIDNQAIQITVKDNGQGIDNLEQILDGYEPQKPKGLGLGLAGAKRLMDDFAVESTKGGTTIVAIKRRTEIRNRKQRTFF is encoded by the coding sequence CCAGATTGCTCTTCACTATGTTCGTAAAATTCTTAATTTTCTATCATTTTCTGATATGGATAAACAAAAAGTCATCGTTTCTGTATCTGAATTAACGCAAAACATTTTGGATCATGCCAATCATAATGGGCTTTTTATTTGTGAATCCATTGATAACCAGGCTATTCAAATTACTGTAAAAGATAATGGCCAAGGGATTGACAATTTGGAACAGATCCTGGATGGTTATGAACCCCAAAAGCCGAAAGGACTTGGATTGGGGTTGGCAGGTGCAAAAAGGTTAATGGATGATTTTGCTGTTGAATCTACAAAAGGGGGGACGACAATCGTTGCAATCAAAAGGAGAACAGAGATACGAAATCGAAAACAAAGAACATTCTTCTAA
- a CDS encoding amidohydrolase family protein, with the protein MGVHIIIKNKKQIVIVVLIVVCVLGGFGIQQLNKKVKVVAEINYTYDKTMVDQIKKMRENKDDSKPLYEVYQDLPIIDVHNHDVMYLDMTETRGGDRNTSTKVIWEKYGIDKTVLFGDVSEPSAIRTDKLSWKYYNKYPDLIYPSFAGVPLKEDQNGIEIVTERLEQGYLNIGEIYAASTYSPSADVIWKAEHPNWGVLPDIYDLAAKYEVPVLLHIDPPNGTPIAYLKKAMKNHPDTIFVFAHGNVYNKPENLKALLKEYDNLYVDFFPGFTRYNSGSEHKLADFVSVIEEYPDRFFLGSDSGIEIGLENSYKAMYELLDLLSPKTAAKVAYQNYEKLIEQQPPTDSQIKKIKELSKELNITSKTYQLNKREANEQIFQLEENLR; encoded by the coding sequence ATGGGGGTTCATATCATTATTAAAAACAAGAAACAAATCGTAATAGTAGTTTTAATTGTAGTATGTGTACTAGGGGGCTTCGGAATCCAACAACTAAATAAGAAAGTGAAAGTAGTTGCGGAAATTAACTATACCTATGATAAAACGATGGTAGATCAAATCAAAAAGATGCGAGAAAACAAGGATGATAGTAAGCCGCTCTATGAAGTGTATCAAGACCTGCCGATTATCGATGTACATAATCATGACGTAATGTATTTGGATATGACCGAAACGCGGGGTGGCGACCGTAATACTTCAACGAAAGTAATCTGGGAGAAATACGGCATCGATAAAACCGTTCTTTTTGGAGATGTTTCGGAACCGTCTGCGATCCGGACCGATAAATTAAGCTGGAAATACTATAACAAGTACCCGGACCTGATTTATCCTTCGTTTGCCGGTGTTCCATTAAAGGAAGATCAAAATGGGATTGAAATCGTGACAGAACGATTAGAGCAGGGTTATTTGAATATCGGGGAAATTTATGCGGCATCCACATATTCACCGAGTGCCGACGTCATCTGGAAAGCGGAACATCCTAACTGGGGGGTCTTGCCTGACATTTATGACCTGGCCGCAAAATATGAAGTTCCAGTACTTCTGCATATCGATCCACCGAATGGGACACCGATTGCCTACTTGAAAAAAGCGATGAAGAATCATCCGGATACGATTTTTGTTTTTGCACATGGAAATGTTTACAATAAACCAGAAAATCTGAAAGCTCTATTAAAAGAGTATGACAACCTTTATGTCGACTTCTTTCCAGGGTTTACCCGCTACAACAGTGGCAGTGAACATAAGCTAGCCGATTTCGTCTCTGTCATAGAGGAATATCCAGACCGCTTCTTTTTAGGGTCCGACTCTGGAATTGAAATCGGCCTTGAGAATTCGTATAAGGCGATGTATGAGCTGCTTGATCTGCTATCTCCAAAAACAGCTGCTAAGGTCGCGTATCAAAACTATGAAAAATTAATCGAACAACAACCACCGACAGATTCACAGATTAAGAAAATCAAAGAGCTATCGAAAGAACTGAACATAACGAGTAAAACGTATCAGCTAAATAAACGAGAAGCGAATGAGCAAATTTTTCAGTTAGAAGAAAACCTGAGATAG
- a CDS encoding YhgE/Pip domain-containing protein yields MIKSLFKQKLFWGGFVGILLAVFIFTFAFMGSTVNPTLKEMPLAVVVQDEGVPLPNGQQINFGRILKDQIKQSENQSADWTFLNSRDEAVEAMNEKKYYATIVLPSDLSQNIFSLLKENPKKAEVEVLINEGMSLTGANLAGQITNGILSNLNQKVQQNLYEQVGTQQKTLSIDQSKLLAQPVHVTTEKLNKIASHTANGNAPALFTQILWLTTFISSMIIFTIIKKLGSGKWNFTSIVSQLLAGLIFVTTICSLVFWLTNGVLNVSIPNGGEMFLLLLFMGIMFFFIQSGLLNWLGYAAAPLFVLLFFFSMPILTLPPELLPDVTKVWLYSWVPFRFSVEVFRNSLFFEGNTVANGIRIVGYTGLAGLTLMLSAMLKPKKKGEKQQSVIEG; encoded by the coding sequence ATGATAAAATCATTATTTAAACAAAAACTATTTTGGGGAGGATTTGTCGGTATTCTACTGGCAGTGTTCATCTTTACATTTGCTTTCATGGGGTCTACGGTAAACCCGACATTAAAAGAAATGCCTCTTGCTGTTGTTGTTCAAGATGAGGGTGTACCCTTACCGAATGGACAACAAATCAATTTTGGTAGAATCCTTAAGGATCAAATCAAACAGAGTGAGAACCAGTCAGCCGATTGGACATTTTTAAACAGTCGGGATGAAGCAGTGGAAGCGATGAACGAGAAGAAATACTACGCAACTATTGTTCTTCCCAGTGACTTATCACAAAATATCTTTTCTTTATTAAAAGAAAATCCTAAGAAGGCGGAAGTGGAAGTCCTGATCAATGAAGGAATGAGCTTGACTGGAGCGAATTTGGCTGGTCAAATAACAAATGGGATATTATCGAATCTAAATCAGAAGGTTCAACAAAATTTGTATGAACAAGTTGGCACACAACAAAAAACACTATCTATCGATCAATCAAAATTGTTGGCACAACCAGTTCATGTGACCACTGAAAAACTGAATAAGATCGCTAGTCATACAGCGAATGGAAACGCGCCAGCATTATTTACTCAGATCCTTTGGCTTACGACATTCATCAGTTCAATGATTATCTTTACGATAATTAAGAAACTAGGATCAGGAAAGTGGAATTTCACAAGTATAGTGAGTCAGTTGCTTGCTGGGTTGATCTTCGTTACTACTATTTGCTCTCTCGTATTTTGGTTGACTAACGGAGTATTGAATGTTTCTATTCCAAACGGCGGGGAGATGTTTTTGCTCTTGTTGTTTATGGGAATCATGTTCTTTTTTATCCAGAGTGGACTTTTAAACTGGCTCGGTTATGCGGCGGCTCCATTATTTGTGTTACTCTTTTTCTTCTCAATGCCGATCCTGACATTACCACCAGAATTGCTCCCGGATGTTACAAAAGTTTGGCTGTATTCCTGGGTCCCGTTCCGTTTTAGTGTAGAAGTATTCAGAAACTCATTATTCTTTGAAGGGAATACAGTAGCAAATGGAATACGAATTGTAGGCTATACTGGATTAGCTGGATTGACTCTTATGCTGTCAGCTATGTTAAAACCTAAGAAAAAAGGAGAAAAACAGCAGAGCGTTATTGAAGGATAA